In Syntrophorhabdaceae bacterium, a single genomic region encodes these proteins:
- a CDS encoding ATP-binding protein — protein sequence MSLFTKILLFFVALVVLLSVVTTYSGIRSIEHIAVNELEKGLTSDINLFSFSVDREFHHIEAQLRLLAMRRVLKSAIQRRDVEKIREIFAERLHGENIDVLHLADNRNRPIVTLRKHLIDHPVTIPLPGSGEAARGFTSVDMGTTQLAGLFVSIPLEDQKVVLSQIVILDNANSLVRTLSDLLSRKRGEPVYVSLFKNDKRMFSTIFSLTGTHTQDLPEEIADTLYGEDTNYIGKTSIGKASYYTIYKPSPYNAEGSDRWSYGIAVSENIFLPFKKHLLFIFVMISVLATSAVIVITFVITRGIDPSLRSILDICGKIENGDTLSRIDKEKVTTREFALIASSINTMLDSISEREETIGQNIEKIRAINAELEEKTEAIRQDRMRFLSILETMDEGVVAIDHEGIIIYYNRAAAAITGTDSATALGDTYKNLFPSLNISGNDHAALQELVIGREGSEEPLYLKIFVSPWSLEDARQGRILLLQDISREKKIEEFKADFVSSINHDIRSFLVPVSGFLGRILEGKYGALEGPLREKLVGILDSVSKIRHLVENYLNVSKIESGKLDLVILPVDLAEIIRDAVSLYSPRVTIAGGGHLHPPLVLADRDYIERVITNLLVNALKFSPEDSEVTIGVRVEDTALVTFVEDRGVGIPAPEFPFIFEKYRRGSLGRKEEGSGLGLFIVKSIIEGHGGSIWVESVPGKGSIFSFSLPLFRGEI from the coding sequence ATGAGCCTCTTTACAAAGATACTCCTTTTCTTTGTCGCCCTCGTGGTCCTTCTTTCCGTTGTTACGACCTATTCGGGAATACGGTCCATCGAACATATCGCCGTCAACGAACTGGAGAAAGGGTTGACCTCCGACATCAACCTCTTTTCCTTTTCCGTGGACCGCGAGTTCCATCACATCGAGGCGCAGCTCAGGCTCCTTGCGATGCGGAGGGTCCTAAAGAGCGCCATTCAGCGACGAGACGTCGAAAAGATCCGTGAGATCTTCGCGGAGAGGCTCCACGGCGAGAACATCGATGTGCTTCATCTTGCGGACAACAGGAACAGGCCCATCGTTACACTGAGAAAACACCTCATCGATCATCCCGTCACGATACCCCTTCCCGGTTCGGGGGAGGCCGCCAGAGGTTTTACGTCTGTAGACATGGGAACGACGCAGCTCGCAGGCCTTTTCGTCTCTATACCCCTCGAGGACCAAAAGGTGGTCTTGAGCCAGATCGTCATCCTCGATAATGCCAATTCCCTCGTGAGGACCCTGAGCGATCTACTTTCCCGCAAGCGCGGCGAACCCGTATATGTTTCTCTTTTCAAAAACGACAAAAGGATGTTCAGCACCATCTTTTCCCTGACCGGCACGCACACCCAGGACCTTCCCGAAGAGATCGCCGATACCCTGTACGGGGAAGACACCAACTATATCGGCAAGACCAGCATCGGCAAAGCCAGCTATTACACCATTTATAAGCCCTCTCCCTACAATGCGGAGGGTTCGGACAGATGGTCCTACGGCATCGCCGTGAGCGAGAACATCTTCCTGCCCTTCAAGAAACACCTCCTGTTCATCTTTGTCATGATATCCGTTCTTGCAACGTCGGCGGTCATCGTTATAACCTTTGTGATCACCCGGGGCATCGATCCCTCCCTTCGAAGCATTCTCGATATCTGCGGAAAGATCGAAAATGGGGACACCCTTTCCCGCATCGACAAGGAGAAGGTGACGACGCGCGAGTTCGCTCTCATCGCGTCTTCCATCAACACGATGCTTGACTCCATCTCCGAGCGGGAAGAGACCATCGGCCAGAACATCGAAAAGATCAGGGCCATCAATGCCGAACTGGAGGAAAAGACAGAGGCGATCCGGCAGGATCGCATGCGGTTTCTGTCCATTCTGGAAACCATGGACGAGGGGGTCGTCGCCATAGACCATGAAGGTATCATTATATACTACAACAGGGCCGCCGCTGCGATCACGGGGACGGACTCCGCGACCGCACTGGGGGATACATACAAGAATCTCTTTCCCTCGCTCAATATCTCCGGGAATGATCATGCGGCCCTTCAGGAACTTGTCATCGGGAGGGAAGGCTCGGAGGAACCGCTCTATCTCAAGATCTTCGTTTCCCCCTGGTCCCTGGAGGACGCGCGCCAGGGGCGCATCCTGCTCCTTCAGGACATATCGAGGGAAAAGAAGATAGAGGAATTCAAGGCCGATTTCGTTTCTTCCATAAACCACGATATACGGTCCTTTCTCGTGCCCGTTTCGGGTTTTCTCGGCAGGATCCTTGAGGGAAAGTACGGCGCCCTCGAAGGCCCCCTTCGGGAGAAGCTTGTCGGCATCCTCGACAGCGTGTCGAAGATTCGCCATCTCGTCGAAAACTACCTCAACGTGTCCAAAATCGAATCGGGAAAGCTCGATCTCGTCATCCTCCCTGTCGACCTCGCCGAGATCATACGCGACGCCGTATCCCTGTACTCACCCAGGGTGACGATTGCCGGCGGCGGGCACCTCCACCCGCCCCTCGTCCTGGCCGACAGGGATTACATTGAGAGGGTCATCACGAATCTTCTCGTCAATGCCCTCAAGTTCTCGCCCGAAGATTCGGAGGTGACAATAGGCGTCCGCGTCGAGGACACCGCGCTTGTTACCTTTGTCGAGGACCGGGGCGTGGGCATACCCGCCCCGGAGTTCCCCTTCATCTTCGAGAAATACCGCCGCGGCAGTCTCGGACGAAAGGAGGAAGGCAGCGGGCTGGGCCTCTTCATCGTGAAATCCATTATCGAAGGCCACGGCGGTTCCATATGGGTCGAGAGCGTCCCCGGCAAGGGAAGCATCTTCTCGTTCTCTTTGCCCCTCTTTAGGGGCGAGATATGA